Proteins encoded within one genomic window of Acidiferrobacter thiooxydans:
- a CDS encoding acyl-CoA dehydrogenase: MTLDTTIARIEALLYNEPCFTSAALLAHDETATLNEAAEAKLDAMGVSSMLVGDEGDGIPASMPKLMGLLRTVCGKDLGFGLGYMITTFMAATNVWQAGSAVQRRRLSDWLRAGRRVSIAYHELAHGNDMLGNALYATRTEGGYLLNGSKSVINNIGRAAALVLQARTDKAPGGRSHSLFLIDKADLDPNCFDILPRVQTDGVRGCQIAGIRFRDCFVADAYLMGKVGSGTDHAFHAFQITRGLLPGASLGAIARALDTTVRYVGTRRLYGATALDIPHVRAQLAESWIELMLAKRLCRASARGLHVVPEEMSILGSVCKFIVPLRMRAVLKRLALVLGSRYYLREGEAALFEKVVRDYPAVSLGHASSLSCQAAIIPQLPQILRRFYGGTIEQSEWTMALFDDSPLPRFDIGRLRLSCAGKDTLLGSLRHWPRRLEGMRGDGVLDETDYAQLQRLVTALEQQVAGLRKSRFEPHDEAAFEATRRYAWVQCAMAALGAWMGGWATGVATHPKVMACLLDFVLHQIAQTPFQIDPSIERELVDDLIGRAKASA, encoded by the coding sequence TTGACTCTCGATACCACGATCGCGCGTATCGAAGCACTACTTTACAACGAGCCGTGCTTTACCAGTGCTGCCTTGTTGGCGCACGACGAGACAGCCACGCTGAACGAGGCGGCCGAGGCAAAGCTGGACGCCATGGGCGTTTCTTCCATGCTGGTGGGCGACGAAGGTGACGGCATCCCCGCCAGCATGCCTAAGCTGATGGGTTTGCTGCGGACCGTCTGCGGTAAGGATCTCGGATTCGGTCTCGGCTACATGATTACCACTTTCATGGCGGCGACCAATGTGTGGCAGGCGGGGTCCGCGGTGCAGCGCCGGCGCCTGAGTGATTGGCTGCGCGCGGGGCGGCGCGTGTCGATAGCCTACCACGAATTAGCGCACGGTAACGATATGCTGGGCAACGCCCTGTACGCCACGCGGACGGAGGGCGGCTATCTTCTAAACGGAAGTAAATCAGTTATCAACAATATCGGCCGTGCCGCTGCTCTGGTGCTCCAAGCGCGCACCGACAAAGCGCCAGGCGGACGCTCCCACTCCCTGTTTCTTATCGACAAGGCAGATCTAGACCCGAATTGTTTCGATATCCTTCCTCGAGTCCAGACGGATGGCGTGCGCGGTTGCCAGATTGCGGGGATTCGCTTTCGCGACTGCTTTGTCGCGGATGCGTATTTGATGGGCAAGGTGGGAAGCGGAACGGACCACGCTTTCCACGCATTTCAAATAACCCGTGGCCTGTTGCCCGGCGCGAGCCTGGGCGCGATCGCGCGGGCGCTCGATACGACCGTGCGCTATGTTGGGACGCGGCGCCTCTACGGCGCGACCGCGCTCGACATTCCGCACGTCCGCGCGCAATTGGCCGAATCCTGGATCGAACTGATGCTAGCCAAGCGGCTTTGCAGGGCCTCCGCACGGGGGCTCCATGTAGTGCCCGAGGAGATGAGCATACTCGGGTCTGTGTGCAAGTTCATCGTCCCATTGCGCATGCGCGCGGTGCTCAAACGTCTGGCGCTTGTGCTAGGGTCCCGCTACTACCTGCGCGAAGGGGAGGCGGCGCTGTTTGAAAAGGTGGTGCGTGACTATCCCGCAGTCAGCCTAGGCCACGCCAGTAGCCTGAGCTGTCAAGCCGCCATTATTCCGCAATTGCCACAAATCTTGCGACGCTTTTATGGAGGGACGATAGAACAGTCAGAATGGACAATGGCTCTGTTCGACGATTCGCCGCTGCCACGATTCGATATCGGTCGGCTTCGTCTTTCCTGTGCCGGCAAGGACACGCTGCTCGGAAGTCTTCGGCATTGGCCGCGCCGGTTGGAAGGCATGCGCGGAGACGGTGTGCTCGACGAAACCGACTACGCCCAATTGCAACGTCTGGTCACGGCCTTGGAGCAGCAGGTGGCTGGACTTCGCAAAAGCAGGTTCGAGCCTCACGATGAGGCAGCATTTGAAGCGACCCGCCGCTATGCCTGGGTGCAGTGCGCAATGGCGGCCTTGGGGGCATGGATGGGTGGCTGGGCGACTGGCGTAGCCACCCATCCGAAGGTCATGGCCTGCTTGCTCGATTTTGTGTTGCATCAGATTGCGCAGACCCCTTTTCAGATCGATCCGTCGATCGAGCGCGAGCTGGTCGACGATTTGATCGGGCGCGCCAAAGCAAGCGCCTAA
- a CDS encoding acyl-CoA dehydrogenase family protein: MDTLQALTNSFESRFGDPMRASNSFSYPTCAELDNRSAFPADIAASLDDWGLPRYYVPASFGGELVGFDEPFHIMRLVARRDLTVAIGHGKTMLGAVSAWVAGADAQCRAVATIVLQNEVVSLALTEREHGSDVSASSTYATLMADHYLLNGEKYLINNATRCTLVTVFARTATAHGGRDFSLFLVDKTALPMSSFSVLPKSLTHGIKGADISGIRFNNAPVAADAIIGGVGRGLEVVLKGFQITRTLCAALCCGAGDHALRLAARFAAQRQLYGKTLGSLPIIRRTLGQACADVLVADVVGLFASRAINVLPGQMSVISAAVKAFVPPRIEFAVESLVDVLGARAYVDAEGEYVSFAKLLRDCRLVSMFDGNTVVNLQALMLQLGQIGRRRGQAEPRDASLRALFDLGAPCPPLVRGQLALSSRGQDTIVSSVLDAKGKLSEMTGVAEDVAKQLQSLTGFLIERLIEVDLFFRDNVVPARKVGKPYFDMAESYCKVFAASCCIQAFLYNRGRVHATLRDGAWLAECLTHLLDPARASYETLLQNLDVAVRENVLISIFPFSLARELAEEVHP, encoded by the coding sequence ATGGATACTTTGCAGGCATTGACCAACAGTTTCGAATCGCGATTTGGTGATCCGATGCGCGCATCAAATAGCTTCAGCTATCCCACATGCGCGGAGCTCGACAACCGCTCAGCCTTTCCGGCTGATATCGCCGCTAGTCTCGACGATTGGGGGCTACCGCGCTATTACGTGCCGGCTTCGTTTGGGGGCGAGCTTGTGGGCTTTGACGAGCCGTTCCATATTATGCGGCTGGTGGCGCGCCGAGATCTGACAGTGGCGATTGGACATGGCAAGACGATGCTGGGCGCTGTCAGCGCGTGGGTCGCCGGGGCGGATGCCCAATGCCGCGCCGTTGCCACAATAGTTTTGCAAAACGAGGTCGTGTCGCTTGCGTTGACCGAACGCGAGCATGGCAGCGACGTATCGGCCAGCTCGACCTACGCGACCCTAATGGCGGACCATTACCTGCTCAACGGCGAAAAATATCTGATCAACAATGCCACGCGCTGCACTTTGGTGACCGTGTTCGCGCGCACCGCCACGGCACACGGCGGACGCGACTTCAGCCTGTTCCTCGTAGATAAGACGGCTCTCCCCATGTCGAGTTTCAGCGTGCTGCCGAAGAGCCTGACGCACGGAATTAAGGGTGCCGACATCAGCGGTATTCGTTTTAACAATGCCCCAGTTGCGGCAGACGCGATTATCGGCGGTGTTGGGCGCGGCCTGGAGGTCGTGCTAAAAGGCTTTCAGATTACTCGCACGCTGTGCGCGGCTTTGTGCTGTGGGGCGGGCGACCATGCCCTGAGGCTCGCCGCGCGCTTTGCGGCGCAGCGCCAACTCTATGGCAAAACTCTGGGATCACTGCCGATAATCCGCCGGACTCTCGGCCAAGCCTGCGCTGACGTGCTTGTCGCAGACGTCGTGGGTCTGTTCGCCAGCCGGGCAATCAACGTGTTGCCGGGGCAGATGAGCGTCATTTCGGCGGCAGTCAAGGCATTTGTTCCGCCACGCATCGAGTTTGCGGTCGAGAGTTTGGTGGACGTTCTGGGCGCGCGCGCCTATGTCGACGCTGAGGGGGAGTACGTCAGTTTCGCCAAGCTGCTGCGGGACTGCCGGTTGGTTAGCATGTTCGACGGCAACACCGTTGTTAACCTGCAGGCATTGATGTTGCAGTTGGGGCAGATCGGTCGCCGGCGCGGGCAAGCGGAGCCGCGGGATGCCTCGCTGCGAGCTTTATTCGACCTTGGCGCTCCATGTCCACCGCTTGTTCGGGGCCAATTGGCGCTGTCGAGCCGAGGGCAGGATACGATCGTGTCCTCCGTGCTGGACGCCAAAGGGAAGCTGAGTGAAATGACCGGCGTGGCGGAGGATGTGGCGAAACAATTGCAATCCTTGACCGGGTTCTTGATCGAGAGACTGATCGAAGTCGATCTATTTTTCAGAGACAATGTGGTCCCCGCACGGAAGGTCGGTAAACCATACTTCGATATGGCTGAGTCTTATTGCAAGGTCTTCGCCGCGTCGTGCTGCATCCAGGCATTCCTTTACAACCGCGGGCGCGTTCACGCAACGCTGCGCGATGGTGCATGGCTTGCCGAATGCCTTACGCATCTGCTTGACCCGGCGCGCGCGAGCTACGAAACTCTGCTTCAAAACCTCGACGTGGCCGTTCGCGAGAACGTGCTGATATCGATTTTTCCGTTTTCGCTGGCTCGCGAATTGGCCGAAGAGGTGCACCCTTGA
- a CDS encoding fatty acyl-AMP ligase, which translates to METIVEICNNHARTRPEKTALIMLDERGEEAERLSYSTLDEKARCIAARLQLRYEVGNRALMLFRPGLEFIVAFLACQYAGMVPVPVSLSSRKPHHLRRIEHISMDAGIALVITASDWQADIHEWLKDSPLGDLECLVPHCAKPGPEWVVPTLAADDLAFLQYTSGSTGNPKGVMVTHANLIHNEQVIKYKYQHDADVVVGGWLPFYHDMGLIGLILQTIYLGASLVLMAPVSFVKRPANWLRAINRYRISSSGGPNFGFEHCVARIRDEEIEGIDLSCWRICFNGAEPVKYSSMRAFADRFSKYGFRYESFYPCYGLAEATLFVSGGTPGVAARQMCINRDELELNRVVPVVEGHPLAYTVVSSGRPHDLEVAIVDPSTDSRLGERQVGEVWVHGCSVASGYWQDPDKTNDTFRASVAGELGTHYMRTGDLGFLDGSELYITGRIKDLVIINGRNIYPQDIEYLTSRINSRFAAGLSAAFAVDGGTSEAVVIVQEVNTRGGVERETLVSLSEAVRREVANNFDVTVASVVLTSLGTIPRTTSGKIQRGKTKALWAKAALEPLYESRLAGGQAHSWQSLELSTEQRRRRRKPPVSA; encoded by the coding sequence ATGGAGACAATCGTAGAGATTTGCAATAATCACGCACGAACGAGGCCAGAAAAGACCGCCTTGATAATGCTTGACGAACGAGGCGAAGAGGCCGAGCGGCTGAGTTATTCCACTTTGGACGAAAAGGCGCGCTGCATTGCCGCCCGATTGCAATTGCGATACGAAGTCGGAAATCGCGCGCTGATGTTATTTCGTCCTGGCCTAGAATTTATTGTTGCTTTTCTAGCCTGCCAATATGCGGGCATGGTTCCGGTACCGGTATCGTTGTCTTCGCGCAAGCCCCATCACTTGCGCCGCATCGAGCATATCAGTATGGACGCGGGCATCGCTCTGGTCATTACGGCATCTGACTGGCAGGCGGATATCCATGAGTGGCTCAAGGACAGTCCGTTGGGAGATCTCGAATGCCTTGTGCCACACTGCGCCAAACCGGGACCCGAGTGGGTGGTGCCCACGCTGGCGGCGGACGATCTGGCGTTTCTGCAATATACCTCGGGGTCTACAGGTAATCCTAAGGGTGTAATGGTGACGCATGCCAATCTCATTCACAACGAGCAGGTCATCAAGTACAAGTATCAGCATGACGCGGATGTTGTGGTGGGCGGGTGGCTTCCATTCTACCACGATATGGGTTTGATTGGCCTGATCCTTCAGACAATCTATCTTGGTGCGTCTTTGGTGCTGATGGCGCCGGTCTCGTTCGTCAAGAGGCCGGCCAATTGGTTGCGTGCGATCAACCGGTATCGCATAAGTTCTTCCGGCGGTCCCAACTTTGGCTTCGAGCATTGCGTCGCACGGATCCGCGATGAGGAGATTGAGGGAATCGACCTGTCCTGCTGGCGGATTTGCTTCAACGGCGCGGAACCCGTGAAGTATTCGTCGATGCGTGCGTTCGCAGATCGATTCTCGAAATATGGATTCCGTTACGAAAGCTTTTACCCATGTTATGGTCTGGCGGAGGCAACTCTGTTCGTGTCTGGAGGGACGCCTGGCGTGGCGGCAAGGCAGATGTGCATCAATCGCGATGAGCTGGAACTCAATCGGGTAGTGCCGGTGGTCGAGGGCCATCCGCTGGCGTATACAGTAGTAAGTAGCGGGCGGCCCCACGATCTGGAAGTGGCAATCGTTGACCCGTCCACAGACTCCCGTTTGGGCGAGCGTCAGGTAGGCGAGGTGTGGGTTCACGGCTGCAGCGTGGCGTCTGGCTACTGGCAGGATCCTGACAAGACCAATGATACGTTCCGGGCAAGCGTGGCGGGCGAACTGGGCACGCACTATATGCGTACCGGTGATCTAGGCTTTCTGGACGGGAGCGAGCTGTACATCACAGGCCGCATCAAGGATTTGGTAATCATCAACGGCCGCAACATCTATCCGCAGGATATCGAATACCTGACCAGCCGGATCAACAGCCGGTTTGCGGCCGGCCTGTCTGCAGCTTTCGCGGTCGATGGCGGAACCAGTGAGGCGGTGGTGATCGTGCAGGAGGTCAACACACGGGGCGGCGTTGAGCGCGAGACCCTGGTGTCTCTGAGCGAAGCGGTGCGGCGCGAGGTCGCCAATAACTTCGATGTCACCGTCGCAAGCGTCGTCCTGACCTCGCTCGGCACGATCCCTCGTACCACTAGCGGTAAGATCCAGAGAGGGAAGACCAAGGCGCTGTGGGCGAAAGCAGCTCTAGAGCCTCTTTACGAGAGTCGTTTGGCCGGCGGCCAGGCGCATTCGTGGCAGTCTCTGGAACTCTCCACCGAGCAGCGGAGGCGCCGGCGAAAGCCGCCAGTTTCTGCCTAG
- a CDS encoding reverse transcriptase domain-containing protein, giving the protein MYGGGSSTRPQPARRVLIPKEDGSERPLNILCLEDKIVQQAVVTVLNAIYETDFLGFSYGDQSGRGPHDALDALIVGIERKPVNWISDMDIRKFFDTVKHGWLLRFLQHRIQDRRLLRLLRQWLKAGVLDEHGHRVLGTIGTPQGAVVSPLMANVYLHYIFDLWVQQWRKRHARGMIVVVRYADDVVVGFQNPDDASRFRREIEVRFQEFGLAVHPDKTRLIRFGKFAHEQTRKRGLGKPETFNFLGFTHICGVSRQGRFLIHRKTRRDRLQNKLKALSQELKKRLHQPVRATGHWLRSVVQGHLNYYGVPLNGAALSLFCYEVRLRWYRALCRRSQRKRLNWERFGKIADHWIPKATIVHPYPHQRFDAKYSRVEPDAGASPVRMCAGGAEESAFLQLSVSRPFLSYASRTTRAASISFGEGILERGLCQRPVIYDRLSISMITMSIESSVS; this is encoded by the coding sequence TTGTATGGTGGGGGATCGTCTACACGCCCGCAACCGGCGCGGCGGGTCCTGATCCCCAAGGAAGATGGGAGCGAGCGACCGCTCAATATCCTCTGCCTGGAAGACAAAATCGTCCAGCAGGCGGTGGTGACGGTTCTCAATGCCATCTATGAAACCGACTTCCTGGGATTCTCTTATGGGGATCAATCCGGTCGCGGCCCGCACGACGCGCTCGATGCCCTGATCGTAGGGATCGAACGTAAGCCGGTGAACTGGATATCGGACATGGACATTCGAAAATTCTTTGACACTGTCAAACACGGATGGCTGCTCCGATTCCTACAACACCGTATCCAGGATAGGCGGCTCTTGCGCCTTCTGCGCCAATGGTTGAAGGCCGGCGTGCTGGATGAACACGGACATCGAGTGCTGGGCACGATCGGTACCCCGCAAGGGGCGGTCGTCTCACCTCTCATGGCCAATGTTTACCTGCATTACATCTTCGATCTCTGGGTGCAGCAATGGCGTAAGCGACACGCCCGGGGAATGATCGTGGTGGTACGGTATGCCGATGATGTCGTCGTAGGGTTTCAAAACCCTGATGACGCCAGTCGCTTCCGGCGCGAGATTGAAGTCCGTTTTCAGGAATTCGGTCTGGCAGTCCACCCCGACAAGACCCGGCTGATTCGTTTCGGCAAGTTCGCCCATGAGCAGACCAGGAAGCGGGGCCTCGGCAAACCCGAGACCTTCAACTTCCTGGGCTTTACGCATATCTGTGGGGTGAGCCGTCAGGGACGATTCTTGATTCACCGCAAAACGCGGAGAGATCGCCTACAGAACAAGCTCAAGGCGCTAAGCCAAGAGCTGAAAAAGCGCCTTCACCAACCTGTTCGTGCCACGGGCCACTGGCTTCGGAGCGTCGTTCAAGGCCATCTGAATTATTATGGTGTCCCCTTGAACGGTGCCGCTCTGAGCCTTTTCTGCTACGAGGTACGGCTTCGTTGGTACCGGGCGCTCTGTCGGCGCAGTCAACGCAAGCGACTAAATTGGGAACGTTTCGGCAAGATCGCGGATCACTGGATACCAAAGGCTACCATCGTGCATCCTTACCCTCACCAACGCTTTGACGCCAAATACTCAAGGGTGGAACCGGATGCGGGAGCCTCGCCTGTCAGGATGTGTGCGGGGGGTGCCGAGGAATCGGCATTCCTACAGCTATCGGTCAGCCGGCCATTTCTCTCATATGCTTCTCGGACCACACGGGCCGCCTCAATCAGCTTCGGTGAAGGTATACTGGAGAGGGGGCTGTGCCAGAGACCTGTCATATATGACAGGTTATCTATTTCTATGATCACGATGTCTATAGAATCGTCCGTAAGCTGA
- a CDS encoding acyl-homoserine-lactone synthase, translating into MQLLSGVSQTLPAGLYEQAARYRRQVFVERLGWPLPTFQGMEADQFDRPDTVYVVAQNDKDEIIGCARLLPTHRPYLLGKVFPQLLNGLPVPCSPDVWELSRFAAGRPDDAKDKAGSRSLLNPMLSPIAEPLLRETIRCAAAHGAKRLITVSPLGVERLIRRAGIEGRRAGPPVLIEGSPVIACWIDV; encoded by the coding sequence ATGCAACTATTGTCAGGAGTGTCGCAAACGCTTCCCGCGGGCCTTTACGAACAAGCCGCCCGATATCGTCGGCAGGTGTTTGTGGAACGTCTCGGTTGGCCGCTACCCACGTTCCAAGGCATGGAGGCCGACCAGTTCGACCGCCCCGACACCGTTTATGTCGTAGCTCAAAACGACAAGGACGAAATCATAGGCTGCGCGCGCCTGCTTCCCACCCACCGCCCCTATCTCCTGGGAAAGGTCTTCCCCCAGCTTCTCAACGGCTTGCCGGTGCCTTGTTCCCCCGACGTGTGGGAACTCTCGCGCTTCGCGGCCGGTCGCCCCGATGATGCAAAAGACAAAGCCGGAAGCCGCTCTCTCCTGAACCCGATGCTGTCGCCTATTGCGGAACCCCTCTTGCGGGAGACGATACGATGCGCGGCAGCCCATGGCGCGAAGCGCCTCATTACCGTGTCGCCGCTAGGCGTCGAACGGCTCATCCGGCGCGCAGGCATTGAGGGGCGCAGGGCGGGGCCCCCAGTTTTGATTGAGGGGAGTCCAGTGATTGCGTGTTGGATCGATGTCTGA
- a CDS encoding DUF4902 domain-containing protein translates to MSRKASVTNHRAVLGQDGAVRMTESLLRKTPLQHIISGLYEDPMTCGIGIGIGAGATVTCLDGYTEWVSETYPQITLGWDWGWQFVSGRSGYRRREAPFSNITLVDQDGRDIGVADTARLLGDVIDQRDWQDIVGAYLATHYR, encoded by the coding sequence GTGAGCCGTAAAGCATCCGTCACGAACCACCGGGCCGTGCTCGGCCAGGATGGTGCTGTCCGTATGACCGAGTCGCTGCTGCGCAAAACTCCGCTCCAGCACATAATCTCCGGCCTCTATGAAGATCCTATGACCTGCGGGATCGGCATCGGTATCGGCGCTGGTGCTACTGTCACGTGCTTGGACGGCTATACAGAATGGGTTAGTGAGACCTATCCGCAGATCACCTTGGGTTGGGACTGGGGATGGCAGTTTGTATCCGGCCGATCCGGTTACCGACGTCGCGAGGCCCCCTTTAGCAATATCACTCTGGTCGATCAGGACGGCCGCGATATCGGCGTCGCAGACACCGCCCGCTTACTCGGCGACGTGATTGATCAAAGGGATTGGCAGGACATCGTTGGCGCCTATCTCGCTACCCACTATCGCTAG
- a CDS encoding LuxR family transcriptional regulator — MTEEQDAKGDRPDNPEDAFAQLVDHAQALGFEYCAYGLQVPWPLTRPRTHMFSNYPTVWQARYAEQHYLGIDPTVHHARTSVAPAIWSHRLFAHTPALWQEAQDMGLRVGWVQGVRDVGHNGMLTLARSGEPLSAAERREKASQVLWLAHTAHDTMSCLLPPVIACEGLTSLTEREREILRWTGDGKSASEVAAILEIGERTVHFHVQNVMAKLGAVNKTAAVAQAVALGLL; from the coding sequence ATGACGGAAGAACAGGACGCCAAAGGCGATCGGCCCGACAATCCAGAAGACGCGTTCGCGCAGCTCGTCGATCACGCCCAGGCGCTCGGCTTTGAGTACTGCGCCTACGGCCTTCAGGTACCTTGGCCACTGACGCGCCCGCGCACGCACATGTTCAGCAATTATCCGACGGTCTGGCAGGCGCGGTATGCAGAACAACACTATCTGGGCATTGACCCCACGGTCCACCACGCCCGCACCTCCGTAGCCCCGGCGATCTGGTCCCATCGTCTGTTCGCCCATACGCCTGCCTTATGGCAAGAAGCCCAAGACATGGGTCTGCGTGTAGGCTGGGTCCAGGGAGTCCGGGACGTCGGGCACAACGGCATGCTGACCCTTGCTCGCAGCGGTGAACCTCTCTCGGCAGCGGAGCGCCGGGAGAAGGCCTCGCAGGTCCTGTGGCTCGCCCATACAGCTCATGACACCATGAGTTGTCTCCTCCCTCCGGTTATCGCCTGCGAAGGTTTAACCTCTTTGACCGAGCGAGAACGCGAGATCCTTCGCTGGACCGGTGACGGCAAGAGTGCGAGCGAAGTCGCGGCGATCCTTGAGATCGGCGAGCGAACCGTGCACTTCCATGTCCAGAATGTCATGGCAAAGCTGGGTGCGGTCAACAAGACCGCCGCGGTCGCGCAGGCGGTGGCCCTAGGGCTCTTATGA
- the iscB gene encoding RNA-guided endonuclease IscB, with protein sequence MQRVLVLDKNRQPLMPCHPARARELLREGKAAVFRRFPFTIILKDRTGGAVQDVCLKLNPGSRVTGLALVAQFIRRGSTVIWAGELAHRGAAIRKALEQRRGHRRLRRAHLRYRAPRFDNRTKPEGWLAPSLQHRVDTTMTWVCRLRQWVPVTNLSTMLHRFDTQALQNPEISGVEYQQGELQGYEVREYLLEKWGRQCAYCDAEHAPLTIDHIHPTSRGGSDRVSNLTLACFPCNQRKSNRPLTEFLAHDPKRLARIEAQRKAPLRDAAAVNSTRWALFGTLKKTGLPVEVGTGGRTKYNRVRQGYVKAHWIDAACVGKSGDAVSLHSEQRSLAIEAMGHGERQRTRLNRHGFPVGHKTGTKSFSGFQTGDLVRARVLKGKHAGIHVGRVAIRFRPSFALKTAADIFDVHPKYLSLIQRSDGYAYQ encoded by the coding sequence ATGCAACGAGTATTGGTCTTGGACAAGAACCGGCAGCCGCTCATGCCCTGCCATCCGGCGCGGGCCCGGGAACTGTTGCGGGAGGGAAAGGCGGCCGTGTTTCGGCGCTTTCCCTTCACGATCATTCTCAAGGACCGGACCGGTGGCGCGGTTCAGGATGTCTGCCTAAAACTGAATCCCGGCAGCCGAGTAACAGGCTTGGCGCTCGTGGCACAGTTTATCCGGCGTGGTTCCACGGTCATTTGGGCCGGAGAATTGGCTCACCGTGGCGCCGCCATCCGCAAGGCGCTGGAACAGCGACGTGGGCACCGGCGCCTCCGTCGGGCCCATTTGCGCTATCGGGCTCCGCGCTTTGATAACCGGACGAAGCCCGAAGGCTGGTTGGCGCCGTCCCTGCAACACCGGGTGGACACCACGATGACCTGGGTATGTCGGCTGCGGCAATGGGTACCCGTCACAAACCTTTCCACAATGCTCCACCGCTTCGACACTCAGGCACTGCAGAATCCCGAGATCAGCGGCGTCGAGTACCAGCAGGGCGAGCTTCAGGGCTACGAGGTCCGCGAGTACCTGCTGGAGAAGTGGGGCCGGCAATGTGCGTACTGCGATGCGGAACATGCGCCCTTGACCATCGACCACATACACCCCACGAGCCGGGGTGGCAGTGATCGGGTGAGCAACCTCACTCTGGCCTGCTTTCCCTGCAACCAGCGCAAGAGCAATCGACCGCTCACGGAGTTTCTGGCTCACGACCCGAAGCGGCTGGCGCGTATCGAAGCGCAACGGAAAGCGCCGCTACGGGATGCCGCCGCAGTTAATAGCACCCGATGGGCCTTGTTCGGCACTTTGAAGAAAACCGGACTGCCGGTCGAGGTCGGGACGGGTGGCCGGACAAAATATAACCGCGTCCGACAAGGGTACGTGAAGGCCCATTGGATTGACGCGGCCTGCGTCGGGAAAAGCGGAGATGCGGTCAGTCTCCATTCTGAACAACGGTCACTGGCGATAGAGGCCATGGGCCATGGCGAACGGCAAAGAACCAGACTGAACCGGCACGGCTTCCCCGTTGGACACAAAACGGGCACCAAGTCCTTTTCTGGTTTCCAGACCGGCGATCTGGTACGGGCCCGCGTTCTCAAGGGAAAACACGCAGGCATCCATGTCGGCCGCGTCGCTATCCGATTCCGACCGTCGTTCGCGTTAAAGACAGCGGCTGATATCTTCGATGTGCATCCGAAATACTTATCACTTATTCAAAGGAGTGATGGTTATGCGTACCAGTAA
- a CDS encoding dATP/dGTP pyrophosphohydrolase domain-containing protein, translating into MRLSELLRLLGTLAADNRADPEIVIPVTDYGGLGPTPAVSVGAAYRGIDWDADRVFLRPGQPLSRLSEADIQAIHKSLRGAQSWHAYKAYKAMAEKVRAAEERAETTHKDSSGGNHCDLVAHLRRQQDFSERTFGPGPRTRGVLDHIAKELAEIAEHPDDLEEWIDVVLLALDGAWPARHAPEAIAAALAAKQAKNEERVWPDWRTAPPGQAIEHVRHQEHPAPPQQPCPCRHCEEQRGDTINGFPSAWSHMIVCPICGNKHCPHADNHTFPCTGSNAPGQASGTHQEGDQDDSQ; encoded by the coding sequence GTGCGGCTTTCCGAACTCCTGCGTTTACTGGGCACGCTAGCTGCTGACAACCGCGCCGACCCGGAAATCGTCATTCCCGTTACAGATTATGGCGGGCTGGGGCCCACGCCAGCCGTTTCTGTCGGGGCGGCGTATCGCGGAATCGATTGGGACGCCGACCGTGTGTTTCTTCGCCCGGGTCAGCCGTTAAGCCGTCTATCCGAAGCGGATATTCAGGCTATCCACAAGAGTCTACGCGGCGCGCAGTCCTGGCACGCCTACAAGGCCTACAAGGCCATGGCGGAAAAGGTCCGGGCGGCCGAAGAGCGGGCCGAGACGACGCATAAAGACTCCTCCGGCGGCAACCATTGTGATCTCGTCGCGCATCTGCGCCGTCAGCAGGACTTTTCCGAACGGACGTTCGGCCCCGGGCCGCGTACGCGCGGCGTCTTGGACCATATCGCCAAGGAACTGGCTGAAATTGCGGAGCACCCGGACGATCTCGAGGAGTGGATCGACGTTGTGCTGCTGGCTCTCGACGGGGCGTGGCCCGCGCGCCACGCCCCAGAGGCCATTGCTGCGGCCTTGGCCGCTAAACAGGCCAAAAACGAAGAGCGGGTCTGGCCGGACTGGCGTACTGCTCCCCCCGGGCAAGCGATTGAGCATGTGCGGCACCAAGAACATCCCGCGCCACCCCAACAGCCTTGCCCCTGCCGACACTGTGAGGAGCAGCGGGGTGACACCATCAACGGATTCCCGTCTGCATGGTCGCACATGATTGTGTGTCCAATCTGTGGAAACAAGCACTGCCCGCATGCCGACAACCATACCTTTCCTTGCACAGGCAGTAACGCGCCAGGGCAAGCCTCTGGAACACATCAAGAAGGCGATCAAGACGACTCACAATAG